Within the Fibrobacter sp. genome, the region CTTCTATTCTCGGCAATCTCTCTGTTGCTGCTGGCATACACAAACCGTTTTCATGCCCTTGCCGCCCTTATCCGCGATCTCCATCGCCGATACATGCTCAAACCGGAACCGCTTATCTTTGCCCAGATCAAAAGCCTTCAGAAGAGAATTACCATTATCAGAAACATGCAGTTCATTGCGGCAATAAGCTTTTTCTTCTGCACAGCATGCGTATTTCTGCTTTTTATCGGGTACCTGAAAGCAGCGGAAATCGCGTTTATAACATCAATAACCGCTCTTATGATCTCCCTTTTTCTCTCTGCCCTGGAGATCAATCGTTCCAGCGATGACATCAATATGCAGTTGCGGAATCTTGAGGAGCACAAGTAAAATCACGGTCCTTTTCTCACTCCTCCACCTGCGGTTTTCTTCTTAAAGCCTTCCTGATCCCGGTTTTCTCTTTTAACTTCCGCCTCTTTCGTTTTACACCCGAGGGGACTTTGGTAGGAATACGTGGTGGCTTTTTTCGGTTCAGCTTTTCAAGCCTGAACCGGAGAGTTTTCAGACATGCTTTACGATTGAGATACTGGCTCCGCTCTCTTCTGCAGGTAACAGCCAAGCCACTGGGACGATGAACGAGTCTGACCCCGCTTTCGGTCTTGTTGACGTGCTGCCCGCCCCTGCCGCTGGAGCGGAAAGTGAAGATTTCGCATTCGGCAAGAAGATCTTCATCTGAAAGGGGGATATGGAACTCTTCCATATCCCCAAAATAATATGCAGTTATCTTCCGGAAATGCTAATCTTTTTAGTTTCATTAAAACTGCTACACGCAGATATCTCTTCTCACACAAGCACTCTCTTTTCCGGCGTTAAAACACAAAATGCACTCTATACTGCAATCTCGGAAATCTTATCAGATTCCACATTCCCAAATCCCAGTTCTCCTGCCACCTTCAGATGCTTCACCTGCTTGCCTTCAAAGGTCTTTCCATACCAGGAGGCCAGAGTGACAGCATAACTGTCAACAGCTACCGGATCTGTTCCAGCCACAAAAGTCTTCAGTTCAGCTACTTTTCCCGGACCGGCAGGACCATTGTCAAGCAAAGCCCTGGTGGCATCCACAATACTGAGCGTGGGTTTTATATAATAGAGCTGCTCCGCTATGGCAGTGTGCATGTCCATCTCACGATGGAAAGCTCCCCTCTCCTTTATTAACCCCATCAGTCCCTTGAGATTCAAGGAAACTCCTCCTGCACTGTGGGATTTGGCCGCAGGAAGTGATATGAGAGTATCACAAAGGTAAACTTCCTTCACCACATCCGTCTCCCTGAGCTCCTTTGCCCTGGAGTCACTCTTACGCACATACATGCTGTCCTGCTTGGGAATAAACAGAACCGAACCTTTTAAATCCTTTATAGCGGCCGCTATACCTGTCTTCTCTTTACAATGTTCAGGATCTCTTATTGTATTGTCACATACAATTACCCTCTTCGCCCCTGCCTCGATACACATTTTAGCAAGAGTAAAAACCGCCTCCGGGCTGGTTCCTGTTCCCCAGTCCGGGGGATTGGGAAAACTCATGTTGACCTTTATCAACACCCTGCTGTCCTGCTTTACAAATCTCGATATTCCCCCCATCTTTTCAAGAATCTTCGGCAGCATCTCTGCAGCACTGCCCTTACCCACATACACCTCGCTCTTAGAGCCGGTTTGCTGTGCAAAACTATTTCCCGTCGCCAGAACCGCAGCACCTGCTGCAGAAGCCAGAAATTCACGCCTTGAAATCGCCATCAGTACCTCCGGAACTCCCTATATGTTCATTTGCTTAAATAGATTTGTTCAAAATTCTTTTTTTTTTACAGGAAATCTTCTAATCACCTGAACCTGAAAAGGCTCCTTTATTCGATAAATCCATCTGAAAAGCCTTCACTTACCTCACCAGATTCACCTGCATAATCCAATTCGTTGTCCAGATGGACACTGTCTGACTTACGCCGCCTCTCCCGGATCACCTCTTTCTGCCAGACACTTGCATACTCTCCACTCTCCCTGCGGTTCTCCCCGAATTTGTAAACAACTATTGCCGCCTGATCGAAAATGGGACAGTTCTGTTCACACAGACCGCATCCGGCACAAAGGTCTTCAAACACCACAGGTACCTTGAACCTTCCCTTGACCGTATCTACCATCCTGAACTCTATAGCATTATAAGGACAAACCTCATCACAAACCAGACATTCTCTATTTTGTGCCCAGGCCAGACACTTGTGACGGTCTATCACTGCAGTTCCGATCTTTGCAAACTGCTTCTCCTCAAGCGGTAGCTTCCGTATAGCCCCGTTAGGACACACGTTTCCGCAAAGGGAGCATTTCTCCTCACACCCTCCTATCCTCGGAACAAGCTTAGGAGTGTAAAGGCGCGAAAAGCCATCTGTAAACATGCAGGGTTGAAGCCCATTTGTAGGACACACCTTCATGCACTCACCACAACCAGAACACCTGGCAAGAAACTTCTCCTCAGGTAAAGCACCCGGAGGACGGATCAGCCGCCCGTGATCATCGCGCTTATTTATGGCCGTTGCCCTGAAAACCGGAAGCATCAATACTCCTCCGGCAACCCCGGCAAGAAGATGACGTCTCTGCAGGTCCGGTCCGCTCCCACCTGTAAACTGCGGGCGCAACAGCTGGAAACTGCTGCAGCCATCCTTAAGCTCCACACAGACACCGCACTCTATGCACTCCGAGACATCTGTTCCTGAAACATTCTTTTTGTCAATTGTACCGGTAGGGCATACTGCCGCACATCGCGAACAGGAATTGCACTTTGCAGCATTTACAGCTCTTCTGAAAAAAGTGAAACGGCTTAACAATCCCAGAAATGCACCTGTGGGACAGATATTGGCACACCAGAACCGCTTCTGCCAGAATCCTCCGGCAGTAACCAGCAGTAAAAGGATGACTGTAAGGATTACCCCATAGTAAAGGGGTACTGCCGAAGAAAAAAATCCGCTTATCCTTTCAACAACCGGCGGCCAGATCCACCCTGTCAGATTCAACAGATCAACACCAAAAACACTGAGAACCGGATTTACCAGAACAGTAAGAAAACGGGTAGTTATAGTCAAGGGATCGGCAATCAGGGGAAAGAAGGAACCAAACATGGCCAGAACAATAAGGACAATCAAAAGCACATACTTGATGCGCCGGAAAAATCCCGGTATCCTCCGTCCAGCGGAACGCATCTTCTCAAATATAAACTTGTCCAGAAAATCAATTATGGAACCTAAAGGACAGAAAAAACCGCAGAAGAACCGTCCGAAAAGCGCGGTTAAGATCATTATCGCTGCGGCCGTAACAGCTATCGGTACATAGAAAGATCTGGAAGCGATTGTTGTAAGTAAACCTGTAAGAGGATTTGCCCATAGAAGGATCTCACTATCCCATCTGTAGGCAGCAGGATTTCTGTTGAGGAAGAAGAACAGGAAGAGGAAAGAGAGGAAGAAGAAAATCTGAGAGATAACCCTGAATGTTCTCATTTTAAGCGCTCAAGTTAGATGTTAAAACAAATAAATACTAAAAATCTTTTCTCTTATATTTAAAAAAATCATTTCTTAATCAGCATAATCAAGGTTTACTCTTCTGAAAAGAAGATAAAACACACCTTTTTATTTTGCCAATATAAACATCAATCCAGGTTGAACTCCACTATCTGTCTCACTCTGACCTGCACAGGTATGTTTTTATTACGTGCAGGTTTGAAACGCCAGGTCGAAACCGTCTTCCTTGCTGCCGCTGTAATGCTTGAGTGAGGAGATCTGACAATATCTATATTTTTTACTTTCCCCTGCATATCGATCACTATAAGCATCTCAAGCACTCCTTCGATCTCAAGTTCCCTCGCCCTCCGGGGATACTCGATCGGTGGCTTGTAAAGAGGTACCGCAGCTTCATCAGTTTCCCCTTCCTCAAACACCACAGCCTGCAGATCCTGCTGCTCCATCACCACCTCACCACTGCCCTCCACCGAGAGGTCCGGAGTAAACTTGAAGCTCACAGGGTCAGATCTCTGCCCGCTGAGAGGATTTGATATCTTGCGGAATTTCTGCTCTACAGGGTTTTCCTTCTTCTCCTCTGGTTTTCTATACTCTATTACCGTTTCCAATGGTTTACGCTGATTGGCTGCGGAATCGATACCCGAGGAGAAAAGTCTTTGCAAAAGGGGAAAGATCGAAAAGAGGAGAGCGTTTATCAGAATTGCCAGTATCAGGATAAGAAGTATTGCTGCTGCCTTGCGGAAACGCCTGACCACAATTTACTCCCGATCCGCGGCAATGGAAACATGCTTTGCACCTGCGAGAGCACACTGATCCATCACCTCCACAGCCTTCTCTATCATCGCCTTGCGGTCAGCTATAATCACTATCGACATGTCCGGCCGTTTCTCCAGTTCCTGAGAAACAAGATACCTCAATCTCTCGATTCCCACCTGGCGTCCAAACACATGGATACTTCCCTCCCTGCTTATACCCACCAGCATCGTTTTCTGGCCCTGAAAAACAGCAGTCTGAGCCTTCGGCTTCGATACATCAACACCGGTCTGACGGTTGAAATTGGTGGTGATTACAAAAAAGATCAGCAGGATAAAGACCATATCGATCAGAGGGCTGATATTGATATCTGCAGTCTGCGAATCATCGTCAAAAAGCGCGTAATCCTCAAACATGTTTCCCTGCCTGCTTTCCGTTGCCTGAGAATCGTTTGACAATGCTTTCCCCGTCAATGAAAAGCTGTTTCTGAAACCTGGTTTTCCTGTTATTGATAAAATTATGCAGAAGAAGTCCAGGAAAAGCAGCAATCAGACCAGCTTCGGTTGTAAGCAGTGCAACAGAGATTCCTTCAGCAGTTAAAGCCGGATTCCCCACACCGAAAGTGGTTATTACATCGAAAGTCTGAATCATCCCGACCACTGTTCCCAGAAGCCCCAGAAGAGGAGCGACTGTGATAAAGGCAGCCATGGAATCGAGTCCCTGATTTGTAAATGGCACTATTGAGAGAAGAAACTCCCTGAAATACATCCTGAAAGCAACAGGAGACAGATTGCTTCCGGAAAGATTTTTTATCAGCCGGTCGAAATGCCTGTCACCTGTCCGGACCAACTCTGAAGATATCCTGATCCCCTTTTCAAAAGCAGAAACAAAAATGCGGCGTGCCCTCTCCAGACTCCATAACTCATAAAGCTTCATCAAACCTGTAAACCATACTACAATTGATACCATCAGAATGGGCCACATGATCCATCCGCCCTGGTTGAAGGTATCGAGCACCACCCTGATCATCTTTCAGTTTCCCCCTCAGGATAGAGCCGATTGATCAGACTCATGGCATGGAGTTGGAGATCTGAGCTGATTCTGTTTTTCCTGTTTCTGAGATAGTTATGAATCAAAAGTATCGGTATTGCAACTATCAACCCCACCTCTGTTGTAATAAGGGCCTCGGAAATCCCTCCAGCCAGAAGTTTGGGATCACCTGTGCCGAACCTGGTGATCACTTCAAATAAACTGATCATCCCGGTTACAGTCCCCAGCAATCCCAGAAGAGGCGCAACCGCGGCAATTACAGCAAGGGTATTAAGATGAGAAGCAAGTCCCGGCATCTCCTTCATCAACACCTCTTTTACAGCCTCCTCCGCTCCTTTGCGGCTGCCGCTGCTGTTTTTCAGGCAGGTCCGGGCAATTTTTACTGCTGCACCCTTGCCTTTCTTTTCCAGAAACTTAAGCGCCCCCTCCCTGTCACTATTATTGAGATACTCCTCTACCTTTCTGTAAATGCCTGCATTTCGGGAGCGTTTACCGGCAAATTGGACAAGCTTTATGATCACGAGAATCAGAGCCCAGAGAGGAAGCAGGCATAGAGGAACCATCACTGGCCCGCCGGCAATAAGAAAAGCCTTCAGACGCACCCAGGCAGTTTCTGCCTTTCCGGTTGCAAGCATCTTTGAGTTCTCATTCTGTAAAACATCCACAGGGACAATTCCGCCAGGTACACCAGTTTCTATCCATGAGCCAAATGCATTTGTAAGAGAAGCTTTCAGTTCCGGGTTTTCGATCCTGATTGTCTTGTAGCGGTCAATACCCTCTCTGCCTGTCTGTGCAATACTGTAAAGTGAACCATCCTCAGCCATGCCATACCCGAATACATTTCCGAAACGCGCCACAGTCATCAGTACCGGTTCACCTCCCTCGGGAAAGAGAGTCTGACGGCTGATGGAAAGCCGGCTGCCTGTTCCGGCAGATTCTGTGAGACAGGCAGTCAAAGCCCCGGTAGCAGCTATGATATTACCATCCTTTAACAGAGAACTTCTCAGGGATTCGACCCGCTTTCGTTCCTGCTCCATATCAGTCGGAAAAACCGAAGACACCTCATCAGACTCTTTCTGAAGTATATCCTCCAGAACCGATCTGACATAATTCCACTCCTGCTTTTTATCTTCCAGTTCCTTTCCGGCTTCCTCCAGGCGGCGTTCCAGAGAATAGATCTCCTCTTTTATCGATGCTACCGTGCCAAAGGCTTTTTCCTGCTGTTCGGCCAGCCTCTCCAGCTCTTCTTTATCAATTTCCCGTTTTTCAATAAAACGCTGCTTTTCTCCCCAGCGCTCAGCTATCTGATTCTGCAGCGTCTCACGAGCATCCTGAAGCTTCACTTTAAGCGAAGATAGTTGCTGCTGGAGCTCTTTCTCCTTTTGATTCTTGTCAGGAGCGGCTCCGATGGATACAAACAGACAGAACAGAAGAAAAAGAGGTCTACTTCGCATTGACAACCTCCTTTTCTTTCACAGAAGCAAATGGCAGGTTAACAAGCACCGGAACAGTCTTTCCCTCTCTTATTTTTACCGCTTTAAGCAGAGACGCCGCGACAGCAGGATCCTCAACCGGTTTCCATTCGTTCTCCTCACGGTAAAAAGCCTTCTCTCCCCTGCTGTCAACAACCGCTTCAAAAACGCACCCTACTCGGAGACGGTATACGGTGCCGCTTATCTGTTTGACCGGTGAGATCCCCTCCGCAACCTGAACCTCTCTTGACAGTATTTTCATGTCATGGGCGATGCGGACAAAGCGATGGAGAGCTTCTGTGTTGTCGATCGATCCGGAGGTTATTTCGCTCCTGAGATAAATTATACTCCCTCTGACCTGCTCAGATGCAAGAGGAGGAAGTCTCTCTGATTCTGCAAGCAAGTCATTGCATGAGAGAAGCAGCTTCTCCCTCAGGCGTTTCTGAAGCAGTTCCTGCTGTTTCATTCCGGTATTTACACTCAGAAGACGGCTCTCAAGGGAGTCCCTGACCGAAGAAAGCGCTTTGATCTGGTTTTCTGTAGAGTCAATCTGCCCCTTCAATGCGGAGATTTTCCGGGCTGTCCTGCTCTGGTAGGAATCGAATTCCGCTTTATCCTTAGCACGCTCTTTCTTGACCTTTGAACGTTCAGATTCGATCTTTGCCAGTTCCTTCTTTACCCTGGCTATCTCTTCATCAACACTGCCCTGCTCAGCTCCAGCTTCTAAACCGCTTAACAGCAGCACAAGAAAAAAAAACAGAATCCGGATCACATCACCTCCGACTAACAGAATCAATCTTTTGGGTCAAAACAGATCTAAAAACTAAATCCAAGAAAGGCCATTTTTCAATGCCTTACCCGCTATCCCTAAATCTCCAACACACTCCGACGCTTCTCAATCCAGCTTACATAGTCTGCATCTGCGGTCTTACTGTGCTCCATGAGCCAACCGGTCAGAAAAATACGCAACTGCGCCGGATTCTGCTTTCCGCCTCCGGAATTTTCCATGAAACTGACCAGTTTTGCTGCCGCATACTCATGATCCGTCTGATGAGAAGCGAAACCTGGATACTCATAGAGTCTCATCAGATTCTCTTCAGAGGTAAAATGAAAATTGACATAAAGCTCTATCTCCCTTAGAAGTGGCTCCAGAGAGCTGCCCTGAAAAGTCTCCAGACCATCGAAAAGCCGGTACAGATACTGATGCTGGATATCCATCTCTGCAAAACCTAAAAGGTATCTTTCGCCTTCAGCCACTATATTCTCCTTTTTTGATTCCTGAATTGAACTTCAAGTGTGAACTAATCTACAAATATAGATTATAGTTTATAACTCAATGGAGGAGACCAATGAGACGTCTTGCAGGTTTAATCACTTTAATAGTACCTATTTCTTTGTATGCCGTAACCAAATTTCCATTTCCACATAATGCAAATTACTCCTACGGCATAAAACCTTCCAGCATCAATTCCGATGTTGTCCAGGCCTCTTACGAAGATTTCCTCAATCGTTTCTATACAGAATCCGGAAACCTGGCCCGAATCAAATTTGATGATCAAAATTATACAGTCAGCGAAGGAATTGGCTACGGGATGCTTGTGATGGTGTACATGGATAATGCGAAAAACAACACCCGTGACAAATTCGACAAACTATGGGCCTATTACAACAAGTTTCTAAACGAACGGGGCCTGATGCACTGGAAAATACGCGGATTTGATGGTGTAGACCAACAAAATGCCGCTACTGACGCGGAACTGGATGTGGCTGCAGCCCTGATGATGGCTTACAAGCAGTGGGGAGACGAAAAGTATCTAAATGATGCAAAAAACCTTATAAACAAAATCGCAGCCCATGAGGTAAATGAAAACGGCCACCTGAAACCCGGTGATGCATGGGATTCAAAGAAAAATCCCTCCTACTTCAGCACTGGAGCAATGGAACTCTTTAAACAGGCAAGTTCCTTTGATTGGGACAAGGTTATTACCAACTCATATAATCTGCTTAAAAAAGTAAGAAACGCAAATACCGGTCTTGTCCCTGACTGGTGCAGTGAAAGTGGCAACCCCGAGGGTGATTACTACTATGATGCCACAAGGACCCCATGGCGCATGGCCTGGGCTTACGCCTGGTATGGACATAGTGATGCTAAAGATGTCGCATCAAAAATAGCCACCTGGATAAATGGAAAAACAAACGGATCGGCAAAGAACATAGTCGATGGCTACACCCTGGATGGCGGCAACAAGAGCCAATGGAATGTTGCAGCTTTTATAGGACCATTCGCCTGTGCCGGCATGGTTGATCAAACCCATCAGGCCTGGCTGGATAATGCCTACGATCACCTTGCCTCATTTGCATCCAAGACCGATGATTCTTATTACAATCAATCTCTCGAGATACTTACTCTGCTCCTTTTATCCGGTAATATGCCAAACTTCTGGGCTACTCAACAGCCACAAACTTTCACCCTTACCGTTTCCACACAGCCATCTGCAGGCGGAACAGTCACTAAAAACCCCTCTGCATCACAGTACAACAGCGGAGCAACTGTAACCATTGAAGCCGCACCTAATAATGGCTACCGTTTTGTCAACTGGAGCGGGGATATCTCCGGCACTGAAACATCAAAAACCATAACAATGACCAAAAACATGAACGTGGTCGCAAATTTCGAAGTCATTCAGACCGAAACCTACACCCTTACAGTTTCCACACAGCCATCTGCAGGCGGGACCGTCACCAAAAACCCCTCAGCATCACAGTACAACAGCGGGGCGACAGTAACCCTTGAGGCGGTACCGAACGATGGCTACCGTTTTGTCAACTGGAGCGGGGATATCTCCGGCACTGAGACACAAAAGACCATAACAATGACTAAAAACATGAATGTGGTGGCAAATTTCGAAGCCCTGCAGCAGAAATATACTATCACCCTTTCCGCTCAACCTGCCAATGGAGGTACAGTCAACAAATACCCAACAGAAGAACAATATAACAGCGGCACTTATGTAACTGTTCAGGCTGTTCCTCAGGATGGTTATCGATTTGTCAATTGGAGCGGAGATATATCTGGCACAGAATTATCAAAAACATTCCAGATTACTGCGAATATGAATATCACAGCGGTTTTCGAGCCGAATGTGGGAGTCAGTCATAATCTGGCTGGTTCGAGATCCACGGTTTTAAATCTTCAGCAGAATTCAGGAAGTCTTGTTCTTGAATATTCAACTGTCAAAGCAGAAAGAGTCAGCATTACGATTCATGATATAACAGGGAAAACCGTACTTGCTCCTGTAAACGGATTTATCCCTGCAGGAAGACATCTGATGAGAGTCAGAACAGCACTTAACAGTGGAATATACTGGATCAGAATGCGTTCAGCCAATGGAGAACTTGTCAGGTCGGCAACAATAACCAGATAACAAGAATCTTTCGGGCTCTCAAAAAGAGGGCCCGTTTTTTACAAAGTCAAGTTCTCCGGTATCTCGGAAAGAATCATTTCCTTTAATACCTCCCCGTCGATATCTGCCGGCAACACCTCGTCACTCACCGCAACCGAGGCAGCCACACCTGCAGCTTCTCCTATACCCGCTACAACAGGCATCACTCTAAGAGATGAATGCGCTTCATGTGTTGAGCTGATACAGCGTGACCCGATAAGCAGGTTTTCCACTCTGCATGGAACTATCGAACGGTAGGGAATCTCATAATACTCGCCATCCTTAAGATGTCTGAGCACTGTACCGGAACCTACCGGATTGTGAATATCGATGGGATAACAGCTCCTCGCTACCCCATCGTGGAACTTTCGCCCCTCAAGTACATCCTCTCCTGAAATGACATACTGCCCTCTTATCCTCCTTGTCTCCCGAACCCCGATCTGAGCAGCGGTCTTGATCAGGGAAGCACCGGAAAAACCCGGAAATCTCTCCTTGAACAGACGAAATATCTCAAATGCCTGCCGTCTTCCTTCCACTTCAGCATTTGTCAAATCAAAGCCGCATATCCCGGATTTTCCGATTACCCGGGTGGTGTTAAAATGAAAGATTCCTTTCTCCAAAGTCTCAAAGACCAGTACATCCTCTCTGGGCTGATCAATCTCACCATTCTCTTTGGCTTCAAGCAGTATCGATGTGAGTGCATCTCTCAATGTCAAGGCATCCAAACCGGGGTCAACACCAGCGACCTTGAAACAAAGAGTCATCGGTTGACATGCATTGTCATCCGGACGCCCTACTTCAAACGGCACACCAGCACTTGCTGCCAGGTCACCGTCACCTGTGGCATCAATAAAAATTCTCGCGTTGATTCTGGATATCCCTGACTTGTTATATACCCGGACAGAATCGATCCTGTCCCTGCTTGTCTGAGCATCCAGGAAAACAGTGTGCAGGAGCAGATCTATTCCCTGCCCAAGTACCATTTTATCAAGCACCGATTTAAGTACTTCATCGTCAAATACACACCCCTGAGCATCCAGAGCATTTTCCAGAGCCAGGCACTGAAGAATCTGGTCAAATGTCTCAGAGCAAAGCCTTTTACCTGCAGTGCTGTAAGCCATAAAGGGATTGACCAGCCCGGCTGTAGCCATCCCTCCCAAAAAGCCATACCGCTCTACAAGCAAAACATTCATTCCATATCTGGAAGCAGCGAGTGCTGCACAAACACCTCCTGGTCCTCCGCCTATTACAGCAACATCATAGGTTTGGTTTAAATCCATGTAAGTAAATCCTCTCTCTAATTATTAGGAATACTATTGAGAGGGGAATTTATTCCCGTTTTGTTTATCGCATAGTTTTCACGCGACATTAGGAGGGCACGAGGGCACGGCAGCACGACAATACGACAATACGACAGCACGATAATACGATAATAAAATAATACAACAATACGATAAAATGAGAGTAAGAGGGTACGAAGGTAACGCGCCTGTTCGTTCTGCAATTTTTTAATGGCTTTTTAATTTACAATTACTAACACAGGGATGAAATGGAAATCCGGTATACAGTATTCGTTTCTTCTTCCACCAGTAAAGATTGAGAAGCCAGCCAATCCTGCCCAACTTGTAACAGGCCCCCGCCAGGTACTGCACTATGTCAACACAGAGTGGGTGACGAAAGACCGCAGTCTTCTGCGGGCTGAAGGCAGGGGGAGACCTCCCACGACTTATCTCTTGATACGATAATTGCCATTGCAAAGGACATTCATATTTTTATTAGCGGAAAAGATACCAAATCGGCAAAGAAATTTTCTCAAAATTTTTTCTTTTCTAATTATGATTACAAGCACTGCTTTGGATTAAACACTTCGATACCGATTCTGATTTCAATACCGACCCCGATCTATGAATAAGATTTTACCCTGCATATCAGGATTCCAGAAATCATCCCGATCCCGATATGAAGAACAAACATCTGAAAAAACCCATATTTCTTTTTATCACCACTCTTATCAGAAGTATTTTCTTTTTTACTGGACTTTTTTCTCACGAAAGGTATCTGAAATGGTCGAATTCTCTGAAATTGCAAAAGGAATGCGGGGGTCTGAAATACGGCGTCTGATGAAACTTGGATCCGATCCATCGATAATCTCCTTCTCAGGAGGAATGCCGGCTAACTCTCTTTTCCCCATCGATGTTCTGGATGAACTGTATAACAATTTGCCAAAGGAGGCCAAGCAGGCTGCCATGCAGTATGGTCCGACATCCGGCTATCCTCCACTTCTTGAGGCTCTCAAAAATTATCTGAAAAGCAAAGGCCTTCCACTTGATGGGCAGGATTTGATTATAACTACCGGAGCACAACAGGCAATAAACCTTTTAACCAAGGTGCTGGTCGACCCCGGTGACCTGGTTATCACCGAATCACCCAGTTTTATCGGTGCTCTTGCTGCTTTTAAATCCTACGGTGCAAATCTTGCCGGAATACCCATCGACAACGAGGGTATCAATATCCTCCAGCTGGAACAGGAACTGAATTCCCGCGCTTCACAGATAAAAATGCTGTACCTTTCTCCCTATTTTCACAACCCTGCCGGGATCACCTACAGCCAGAAACGAAAAGAAGACCTGCTGAATCTGCTCAAAGGAAGAGATCTGGTTCTATTAGAGGATGATCCATACGGGGAGCTCTACTTTGACGAAGCGGATAAAAGCCTCACGGTTCCCATGAAAGCATCGGGTATCGACACTGTGCCTATATGTTATGTAGGATCATTCGCAAAGATATTCGGGCCAGGACTGAGACTTGGATGGCTGCTTGGGCCTGAAGAGATTGTGGAAAAATGTGAGATGGCCAAGCAGTCCGCAGATGCCTGCTCGTCCACACTCACACAGGTTCTTGCTGCTGAATATTTGAATAAAGGGAAGCTTGCCCCATATCTTCAGTTCCTCAGGCCTGTTTACGCCAGAAGAGCAGGACTGATGCTTGATGCGCTCGAAAAGTACATGCCTGATTATGTATCCTGGACAAAACCCAGAGGCGGTTTTTATGTCTGGGCAACCATGCCGCAGAATATGGATTCATCTCTGGTATTTCAGGAATCAATCCGCAACGGCGCTGCTTTTGTGATCGGAAACGCTTTTGATCCCCACGGGGTTAAGAACAACTCCTTCCGCCTCGCGTTCTCACATACTCCAGAGGAGCGGATTGAGGAAGGAATCAAAATAATCGCGGATGCGATTAAAAAAGTGATGGAGAGTTCGGTGAGCGGTTCTGTTCGGTAAACTTACGGATCTGACAGTTCCCTCAGTTTCTCATTTGACATAAATTAAAAAAAACAGCAGCGGGAGGCCCTCTTCTCCCGCTGCCATTCCTGCGTGCGCTCCCTCTGCCTCTGCCTGATCAGGGTTTGAACCTGATCGCCTTTTGTCCATGTTTGAGATAAATTCCCGCCGGCAGCTTTTTGTCGGTTACATTGGTTCTTGAACCGCTTATTATTCTGCCAAGCGGGTCAAATACGATGTTGTTCCGGGTTGCAGGTGCAA harbors:
- a CDS encoding DUF3450 domain-containing protein; the encoded protein is MIRILFFFLVLLLSGLEAGAEQGSVDEEIARVKKELAKIESERSKVKKERAKDKAEFDSYQSRTARKISALKGQIDSTENQIKALSSVRDSLESRLLSVNTGMKQQELLQKRLREKLLLSCNDLLAESERLPPLASEQVRGSIIYLRSEITSGSIDNTEALHRFVRIAHDMKILSREVQVAEGISPVKQISGTVYRLRVGCVFEAVVDSRGEKAFYREENEWKPVEDPAVAASLLKAVKIREGKTVPVLVNLPFASVKEKEVVNAK
- a CDS encoding FAD-dependent oxidoreductase, with translation MDLNQTYDVAVIGGGPGGVCAALAASRYGMNVLLVERYGFLGGMATAGLVNPFMAYSTAGKRLCSETFDQILQCLALENALDAQGCVFDDEVLKSVLDKMVLGQGIDLLLHTVFLDAQTSRDRIDSVRVYNKSGISRINARIFIDATGDGDLAASAGVPFEVGRPDDNACQPMTLCFKVAGVDPGLDALTLRDALTSILLEAKENGEIDQPREDVLVFETLEKGIFHFNTTRVIGKSGICGFDLTNAEVEGRRQAFEIFRLFKERFPGFSGASLIKTAAQIGVRETRRIRGQYVISGEDVLEGRKFHDGVARSCYPIDIHNPVGSGTVLRHLKDGEYYEIPYRSIVPCRVENLLIGSRCISSTHEAHSSLRVMPVVAGIGEAAGVAASVAVSDEVLPADIDGEVLKEMILSEIPENLTL
- a CDS encoding MotA/TolQ/ExbB proton channel family protein, with the protein product MTVARFGNVFGYGMAEDGSLYSIAQTGREGIDRYKTIRIENPELKASLTNAFGSWIETGVPGGIVPVDVLQNENSKMLATGKAETAWVRLKAFLIAGGPVMVPLCLLPLWALILVIIKLVQFAGKRSRNAGIYRKVEEYLNNSDREGALKFLEKKGKGAAVKIARTCLKNSSGSRKGAEEAVKEVLMKEMPGLASHLNTLAVIAAVAPLLGLLGTVTGMISLFEVITRFGTGDPKLLAGGISEALITTEVGLIVAIPILLIHNYLRNRKNRISSDLQLHAMSLINRLYPEGETER
- a CDS encoding PLP-dependent aminotransferase family protein gives rise to the protein MVEFSEIAKGMRGSEIRRLMKLGSDPSIISFSGGMPANSLFPIDVLDELYNNLPKEAKQAAMQYGPTSGYPPLLEALKNYLKSKGLPLDGQDLIITTGAQQAINLLTKVLVDPGDLVITESPSFIGALAAFKSYGANLAGIPIDNEGINILQLEQELNSRASQIKMLYLSPYFHNPAGITYSQKRKEDLLNLLKGRDLVLLEDDPYGELYFDEADKSLTVPMKASGIDTVPICYVGSFAKIFGPGLRLGWLLGPEEIVEKCEMAKQSADACSSTLTQVLAAEYLNKGKLAPYLQFLRPVYARRAGLMLDALEKYMPDYVSWTKPRGGFYVWATMPQNMDSSLVFQESIRNGAAFVIGNAFDPHGVKNNSFRLAFSHTPEERIEEGIKIIADAIKKVMESSVSGSVR